From a region of the Azospirillum formosense genome:
- a CDS encoding PHB depolymerase family esterase translates to MTDPNRPRPALARAAAFLRRLTGKLFRRGAPVPPPPPRPVPLAEPMETGVFAGDSGSLAYRLFVPKGAAAGPRPLLVMLHGCTQSPEDFAVGTRMNRLAEEAGCLVLYPEQTSAANDRKCWNWFNPDHQRRERGEPALIAGATRQVLAERVADPRRVYVAGISAGGSAAMVLATTHPDLFAAVGVHSGLPYGSATGVPSALLAMKAGSSPGQRPAAGAPVVPAIVFHGDADKVVHPRNGDHVMAQATANAEGLTAKTENGQAPGGRAFSRTVHTDRGGAALFEQWIVHGSGHAWSGGSPDGSYTDPQGPDAAREMLRFFLSHRHAASAKPAKPAKSA, encoded by the coding sequence GTGACCGACCCCAACCGGCCCCGCCCGGCCCTGGCCCGCGCCGCAGCGTTCCTCCGCCGCCTGACCGGAAAACTGTTCCGCCGCGGCGCGCCCGTGCCTCCGCCCCCGCCGCGACCGGTTCCGCTGGCGGAGCCGATGGAAACCGGGGTCTTCGCCGGCGATTCCGGCTCGCTCGCCTACCGCCTGTTCGTGCCGAAGGGGGCTGCGGCGGGGCCGCGTCCGCTGCTGGTCATGCTGCACGGCTGCACCCAGTCACCGGAGGATTTCGCCGTCGGCACCCGCATGAACCGGCTGGCCGAGGAGGCCGGCTGCCTCGTCCTCTACCCGGAGCAGACCTCCGCGGCGAACGACAGGAAATGCTGGAACTGGTTCAACCCCGACCACCAGCGCCGCGAGCGCGGCGAACCGGCGCTGATCGCCGGAGCCACCCGGCAGGTCCTGGCGGAGCGAGTGGCCGACCCGCGGCGCGTCTATGTCGCCGGAATTTCGGCGGGCGGGTCCGCCGCGATGGTCCTGGCGACGACGCACCCCGACCTGTTCGCCGCGGTGGGCGTCCATTCCGGCCTGCCCTACGGCTCGGCCACCGGCGTGCCGTCCGCCCTGCTGGCGATGAAGGCCGGCTCCTCGCCCGGCCAGCGGCCGGCGGCCGGAGCTCCGGTGGTTCCGGCCATCGTCTTCCACGGCGACGCCGACAAGGTCGTGCATCCGCGCAACGGCGACCATGTGATGGCCCAGGCCACCGCCAACGCGGAGGGACTGACCGCGAAGACCGAAAACGGCCAAGCACCCGGCGGGCGCGCCTTCTCCCGAACCGTCCACACGGACCGCGGCGGAGCGGCGCTGTTCGAGCAGTGGATCGTCCACGGCAGCGGCCACGCCTGGTCCGGCGGCAGCCCGGACGGCAGCTACACCGACCCGCAGGGGCCGGACGCCGCGCGGGAGATGCTGCGCTTCTTCCTGTCCCACCGGCACGCCGCATCCGCAAAACCCGCAAAACCCGCAAAAAGCGCGTGA
- a CDS encoding cobyric acid synthase codes for MPRAIMLQGTGSDVGKSLLVAGLCRALVRRGLTVRPFKPQNMSNNAAVTADGGEIGRAQALQARACGVAPSVHMNPVLLKPQSDVGSQVVVRGVVAGTARAGDYQSRKGQLLPTVLDSFERLKAEADVVVVEGAGSPAEVNLRAGDIANMGFATAAGVPVVLVGDIDRGGVIASLVGTHALIPPEERALVAGFLINKFRGDVRLFDGGLSVIAERTGWPSFGVVPWLADAALLPAEDAVALDTWRTRSGGRLRVAVPMLSRIANFDDFDPLAQEPDVALSMVPRGQPLPGDADLVILPGSKATIADLAVLRAQGWDVDLAAHRRRGGRVLGICGGYQMLGRRITDPDGIEGPPGEAEGLGLLEVDTVLKGPKVLEEATGVETVTGAAVSGYEMHMGRTEGPDRARPMLTLTGGRTDGAVSADGRVMGCYLHGLFGADGFRAALLTGLGAEASGQSYAATVEQALDRIAARLEEHVDIDALLAAAR; via the coding sequence ATGCCGCGCGCGATCATGCTCCAGGGCACCGGCTCCGACGTCGGCAAGTCGCTTCTGGTGGCCGGGCTGTGCCGGGCGCTGGTCCGCCGCGGCCTGACCGTGCGGCCCTTCAAGCCGCAGAACATGTCCAACAACGCCGCGGTCACCGCCGACGGCGGCGAGATCGGGCGCGCCCAGGCGCTGCAGGCGCGGGCCTGCGGGGTGGCGCCGTCCGTCCACATGAACCCGGTGCTGCTGAAGCCGCAGTCGGACGTCGGGTCCCAGGTGGTGGTGCGCGGCGTCGTGGCGGGTACGGCGCGGGCCGGCGACTACCAGTCGCGCAAGGGGCAGCTCCTCCCCACCGTGCTCGACAGCTTCGAGCGGCTGAAGGCCGAGGCCGACGTGGTGGTGGTCGAGGGGGCGGGCAGCCCGGCCGAGGTCAATCTCAGAGCCGGCGACATCGCCAACATGGGTTTCGCCACGGCGGCCGGCGTGCCGGTGGTGCTGGTCGGCGACATCGATCGCGGCGGGGTGATCGCCAGCCTCGTCGGCACCCACGCCCTGATTCCGCCGGAGGAGCGGGCGCTGGTCGCCGGCTTCCTCATCAACAAGTTCCGCGGCGACGTCCGGCTGTTCGACGGCGGCCTCTCGGTGATCGCCGAGCGCACGGGCTGGCCGAGCTTCGGCGTCGTGCCCTGGCTGGCCGATGCCGCCCTGCTGCCGGCGGAGGACGCGGTGGCGCTGGACACCTGGAGGACCCGCTCGGGTGGGCGGTTGCGCGTCGCCGTGCCGATGCTGTCGCGCATCGCCAACTTCGACGATTTCGACCCGCTGGCCCAGGAGCCGGACGTGGCCCTGTCGATGGTGCCGCGCGGCCAGCCCCTTCCGGGCGACGCCGATCTGGTGATCCTGCCGGGCAGCAAGGCGACCATCGCCGATCTTGCGGTGCTGCGCGCCCAGGGCTGGGACGTCGATCTCGCGGCGCACCGACGGCGCGGCGGGCGGGTGCTGGGCATTTGCGGCGGCTACCAGATGCTCGGCCGGCGCATCACCGACCCGGACGGCATCGAAGGGCCGCCGGGCGAGGCCGAGGGGCTGGGCCTGCTGGAGGTGGACACCGTCCTGAAGGGGCCAAAGGTGCTGGAGGAGGCGACCGGCGTGGAAACCGTCACCGGTGCCGCGGTCTCCGGCTACGAGATGCACATGGGCCGCACGGAGGGGCCGGACCGCGCCCGCCCGATGCTGACCCTGACCGGCGGACGGACGGACGGCGCGGTGTCCGCCGACGGGCGGGTGATGGGCTGCTACCTGCATGGCCTGTTCGGGGCGGACGGCTTCCGCGCCGCCCTGCTGACGGGGCTGGGAGCCGAGGCGTCCGGCCAGTCCTACGCGGCGACGGTCGAACAGGCGCTCGACCGCATCGCCGCCCGGTTGGAGGAACATGTGGACATCGACGCCCTGCTGGCCGCGGCGCGGTGA
- the cobU gene encoding bifunctional adenosylcobinamide kinase/adenosylcobinamide-phosphate guanylyltransferase, producing MSTDITLVLGGARSGKSRYAEGLAAASPGPRVYIATAQIWDAEMADRVARHKEDRGPGWTTVEEPLDLPGALRRNAGPGTNVLVDCLTLWLSNLMMADADVPARSAELLAALVDVEGRVVLVSNEVGLGIVPDNALARRFRDHAGRLHQDIAAVAQRVAFVAAGLPLLLKGETP from the coding sequence ATGAGCACCGACATCACCCTGGTCCTGGGCGGCGCCCGCTCCGGCAAGAGCCGCTACGCCGAGGGGCTGGCGGCCGCATCGCCCGGCCCGCGGGTCTACATCGCCACGGCCCAGATCTGGGACGCCGAGATGGCCGACCGCGTCGCCCGCCACAAGGAGGACCGCGGTCCCGGCTGGACGACGGTGGAGGAGCCGCTCGACCTGCCCGGCGCGCTGCGCCGCAACGCCGGTCCCGGAACGAACGTGCTGGTCGATTGCCTGACGCTGTGGTTGTCCAACCTGATGATGGCCGACGCCGACGTGCCCGCCCGCTCCGCCGAGCTGCTGGCCGCTTTGGTCGATGTGGAAGGGCGGGTGGTGCTGGTCTCCAACGAGGTCGGGCTGGGCATCGTGCCGGACAACGCGCTGGCCCGCCGCTTCCGCGACCATGCGGGGCGGCTGCATCAGGACATCGCCGCCGTGGCCCAGCGGGTGGCCTTCGTCGCCGCCGGGCTGCCGCTGCTGCTGAAAGGAGAGACGCCATGA
- the cobO gene encoding cob(I)yrinic acid a,c-diamide adenosyltransferase, with protein sequence MTEDADRNLADQNARHAEKMKRRKALHDRVMASKTQEKGLLMVNTGNGKGKSTAAFGLILRAAGHGMRVGVVQFVKGAWSTGETVALERFDDLVDFYTMGEGFTWETQDRERDIAAAKAAWAKAQELMADPQYGLVVLDELNIVLRMGYLPVEEVLPVLTGRREGLHVLVTGRTAKPELIEAADLVTEMTLVKHPFQAGIKAQPGIEF encoded by the coding sequence ATGACCGAAGACGCCGACCGGAACCTTGCCGACCAGAACGCCCGCCACGCCGAGAAGATGAAGAGGCGCAAGGCGCTGCACGACCGGGTGATGGCCAGCAAGACGCAGGAGAAGGGTCTGCTGATGGTCAACACCGGCAACGGCAAGGGCAAGTCCACCGCCGCCTTCGGCCTGATCCTGCGCGCCGCCGGGCACGGCATGCGGGTGGGGGTGGTGCAGTTCGTCAAGGGCGCTTGGTCGACCGGCGAGACGGTGGCTCTGGAGCGCTTCGACGACCTCGTGGATTTTTACACGATGGGCGAGGGCTTTACCTGGGAGACCCAGGACCGCGAGCGCGACATCGCCGCCGCCAAGGCCGCCTGGGCCAAGGCGCAGGAGCTGATGGCCGATCCCCAATACGGCCTCGTCGTGCTCGACGAGTTGAACATCGTCCTGCGCATGGGCTACCTGCCGGTCGAGGAGGTGCTTCCCGTGCTGACCGGGCGGCGCGAGGGACTGCATGTGCTGGTCACCGGCCGCACCGCCAAGCCGGAGCTGATCGAGGCCGCCGACCTCGTCACCGAGATGACGCTGGTCAAGCACCCCTTCCAGGCGGGCATCAAGGCCCAGCCGGGCATCGAGTTCTGA